Genomic DNA from Carnobacteriaceae bacterium zg-C25:
GTGAATAGTCGTAGTGAGTGTGATACAACCGTAACGCTAGGCAAACACACCTTCAAAATGCCAGTTGTTCCAGCCAATATGCAAACGGTATTGGATGAAAACTTAGCAGAACAATTAGCGGAAAATGGTTATTTTTACATTATGCACCGTTTTGATGAAGCGAGTCGTATGCCGTTTATTCAACGCATGCATGAACGCGGGTTAATTGCTTCAATTAGTGTAGGTGTTAAACCGGGTGAATATACATTTATCGAAGAGTTGGCACAAAAAGCACTCTCTCCAGATTACATTACAATTGATATTGCACATGGACACAGTAATAGTGTCATTGCCATGATTCAACACATAAAAAAATATTTACCAGAAACATTTGTAATTGCTGGTAACGTTGGAACACCAGAAGCAGTTCGTGAATTAGAAAATGCGGGTGCAGATGCGGTAAAAGTGGGTATCGGACCAGGTAAAGTATGTATTACGAAAGTTAAAACAGGATTTGGTACAGGCGGTTGGCAACTAGCGGCATTGCGCTGGTGTGCTAAAGCAGCCCGTAAACCACTGATTGCAGACGGTGGGATACGGACACACGGTGATATTGCGAAATCTATTCGTTTTGGTGCGACTATGGTAATGATTGGCTCGCTATTTGCAGGACATCAAGAATCTCCGGGTCAAACGGTTATGGTAGATGGTGTAGAGAAGAAAGAATATTTTGGTAGTGCATCCGAATTCCAAAAAGGCGAAAAGAAAAATGTTGAAGGTAAAAAAATGTTAGTTGATTCAAAAGGCAGTATTTTTGATACGTTAACAGAAATGCAACAAGATTTGCAATCTTCAATTTCTTATGCGGGTGGAAGAGATATCGAAGCCATTCGTCGTGTCGATTATGTTATTGTTAAAAATTCAATTTTTAACGGCGACAGTTATTAATACAGTCAAAAGGGTTAGGGCATATGCCCTAGCCTTTTTGAACGCTATGCGAAACGGTGTTGGGAAACAAAAACGAATCGATTTAATGAATGCTATTCAATCGATTTTTGATGGCGATTTTAGTTTGTGCACTAATCGAGGAACTGAAACGATGTTGGTCGTCTTTTTCGATAGGTGTCAACATGAAATGTTGTCGAACCATTGAAAAAAACATGCTGTCTTTTGCGAGCAGTTGTCCGTAATGGGTATATTTTTTAAGTGGTGTATGCTAAAATAGATATGATAGCAGGCGACTAATGTCGTTAATAAAAAAGAAAGTTGGCGTAAAGATGCAACAACCACGCGAAGGTGAATTTATTACCATTAAAAGCTATAAGCACGATGGAAGTTTGCATCGAACATGGCGCGACACAATGATATTAAAAACTAGCGAACAGTCCATTATCGGTTGTAACGATCATACGTTAGTGACCGAATCGGACGGTAGACGGTGGGTGACACGAGAACCAGCTATATTGTATTATCATAAACATTACTGGTTCAATGTAGTAACGATGATTCGACCAAAAGGTATTTCATATTACTGCAATATTGCGTCCCCGTATGTCATTGATGCAGAAGGGTTAAAATATATTGATTATGATTTAGATGTCAAAGTATTTCCTGATGGCGAAAAGCGTCTATTGGATGTCGATGAATATGAACTACATCGTCGAAAAATGGCCTACCCAAAAGAAATAGACCATATTTTGAAAGAGAATGTACGCATTTTAGTAGATTGGATTAACAACGAAAAAGGTCCATTTTCTCAAGAATATGTCAAATTATGGTACGAAAGATATAAACAACTTTCAAGAAGACGTTAAAATCTTAGTCCAAAGATTTTAACGTTTTTTCTTTAGGAGAAAATATGGAAGATACAGTGCATGGTTTACGTGAAAAACGAAAGCGAATGACGCCACAACGTAAAGCAATTTTGGCGTTTATGAAAGAAACAAAAATTCATCCAACTGCTCAGCAAGTGTATGCGCACTTACAAACACAGTTTGAAAAGGTGAATTTATCAACTGTTTACAATAATTTAAACGCATTAGTTGAGTTGGGTTGTGTTATCGAGATGACTTATGGCGATGGGGCGTCGCGTTTTGATTATTATCGCAAAGATCATGAGCATTTTCATGCCATTTGTCGTATTTGTGAACGTGTAGAAGATTTTGAATATGAGCCACTAGATGATTTGGCGAATCGATTACATAAAAGTATCGGTTTTATAGTCGAGGAACCACGTCTAGAAGTGTTTGGTATATGTCGAGAGTGTAAAAAAAAGAATGATGGGGGTAAATATGAGAAAAATAGTAGAAAATAAATGGGCGCGGTTTAGTTTGATTGGACTAGTTGTTTTACTAGTAGGGGTATTCATGTTGTTTATTTATAAAAGCATGCAACCTAACGCGTATAAGCAATTATTAGATGATTCATTAAAAATCGTTCAAGAAAAAGACGAAAAAGTTGCTTATGAAACATCAAAAGAAAACGGCCACGATATTGTGCTCTATGTCCCTGTCAATGATCAAAATCAACCGAATAAAAGTGTTTATGACCGTTTAGAAACAATGAAAAAAAGCGTTGAGCAACAAACTGCTATGAAAGATACGGTACACATTCTTTACGCTTTAAAAGATGCGTCACTACCTAATGTGGAAGCGTACCAATGCTATACAGATACGTACCGCTTTTATGATGGCAAATATCACAAAGAGGTTAGTGTACACGATAACACCCTCCTCATTCAAAATAATATTGAATTATCGCTATATCAATTGTTGAGTAGTGCAAAATTTGATAGTAAGTCATTTGTAGAATCGTTAAAACAAGCGGTTCGTCAAAGTTCACTTAACGCCGATCAAAAATCTAAGTTGGAAAATATGGTGACGGGCGATACGTTGAATAAATTGTGGTTTGCTTATTCACCAAGTCGTATTGCAATGAAGTTTACGGTGGATAAAGAGGGCGATTTTTACATTCCTTTAAATCCGGAATTGGTAGTGCCATATTTTAATACGGCGTATATTTATGATAATTATAAAGAACAGTTTAAAAACCAAATTGCTGCGGCACTTGAGCAACAACTAACAAAAGAACAAGAACATTCGAAAAATTTATCGGCTGAAATGGGTAAAAAGAATGTTGGTAAAAAAATTGCAATCACATTTGATGATGGTCCATTAGACGGGCGCACGAATCGTGTGTTAGACATTTTGAAAAAGTATGATGTCAAAGCAACGTTTTATCTGGTTGGTGGACATGTTGCGGGTAACGAACATTTAATTAAACGACAAGTTGCAGAAGGGCATGAGTTAGGGAATCATACGTGGTCACATCCTAATTTAGCCGAATGTAGTGAAGAGTCTGTGATGCGTGAAATACAAGATACACAAAATGCCGTTTATCAGGCTGCAGGTGTGAAACCAAAAACATTGCGTGTACCGTACGGTTCGTATAATGCACGTGTAGCGGAAGTCGCACAACTTCCGTTAGTAAACTGGAGTGTGGATAGTTTAGACTGGAAAAATCGTAATGTTCAAAAAAATATCGATATTGTATTACGAAATACTGAACCAGGGGATATTATTTTGATGCATGATATTCATGAAGAATCTGTTCAAGCGGTAGAAACAATTGTTTCCACGTTAAAATCAAAAGGTTATGAATTTGTAACCGTTAGTGAGTTAATTGGGCAAGAGTATTTGCGACCAAATATGATTTATTTTTCTGCAACGGATTCACGTTCGACAGCGGAATAGTTGAGATTGTTGGTCTTTTAGGATACAATGAAGTTATCACAGGAAAGAAATGAGGTGTGTGATATGGAATTTACAGATAAAACAATGTTGTTTAATAAACATGAGTTAAAGCAGTTAGACTTACAAGCAACGTTATTGCATGTTTATGACGCGCTTAAAGAAAAAGGCTATAACCCACAAAACCAAATTATTGGCTATTTGATGTCAGGAGATCCCGCATATATCCCACGTCATAAAGATGCTCGTAATGCCATTCGTCAATTTGAGCGCGACGAAATTATGGAAGAATTATTAAATGCTTATTTAGTACAACATAGGAGAAACTAATGAGAATTTTAGGATTAGACGTTGGTTCTAAAACAGTCGGAGTAGCAGTAAGCGATCCATTTGGGTGGACGGCGCAAGGGATTACCATTATTAAAATTGATGAAGCCAATGAGCAATTTGGATTAAACG
This window encodes:
- the guaC gene encoding GMP reductase; the protein is MEQVTVFDYEDIQLIPNKCIVNSRSECDTTVTLGKHTFKMPVVPANMQTVLDENLAEQLAENGYFYIMHRFDEASRMPFIQRMHERGLIASISVGVKPGEYTFIEELAQKALSPDYITIDIAHGHSNSVIAMIQHIKKYLPETFVIAGNVGTPEAVRELENAGADAVKVGIGPGKVCITKVKTGFGTGGWQLAALRWCAKAARKPLIADGGIRTHGDIAKSIRFGATMVMIGSLFAGHQESPGQTVMVDGVEKKEYFGSASEFQKGEKKNVEGKKMLVDSKGSIFDTLTEMQQDLQSSISYAGGRDIEAIRRVDYVIVKNSIFNGDSY
- a CDS encoding DUF402 domain-containing protein, coding for MQQPREGEFITIKSYKHDGSLHRTWRDTMILKTSEQSIIGCNDHTLVTESDGRRWVTREPAILYYHKHYWFNVVTMIRPKGISYYCNIASPYVIDAEGLKYIDYDLDVKVFPDGEKRLLDVDEYELHRRKMAYPKEIDHILKENVRILVDWINNEKGPFSQEYVKLWYERYKQLSRRR
- a CDS encoding transcriptional repressor, coding for MEDTVHGLREKRKRMTPQRKAILAFMKETKIHPTAQQVYAHLQTQFEKVNLSTVYNNLNALVELGCVIEMTYGDGASRFDYYRKDHEHFHAICRICERVEDFEYEPLDDLANRLHKSIGFIVEEPRLEVFGICRECKKKNDGGKYEKNSRK
- a CDS encoding polysaccharide deacetylase family protein, with the protein product MRKIVENKWARFSLIGLVVLLVGVFMLFIYKSMQPNAYKQLLDDSLKIVQEKDEKVAYETSKENGHDIVLYVPVNDQNQPNKSVYDRLETMKKSVEQQTAMKDTVHILYALKDASLPNVEAYQCYTDTYRFYDGKYHKEVSVHDNTLLIQNNIELSLYQLLSSAKFDSKSFVESLKQAVRQSSLNADQKSKLENMVTGDTLNKLWFAYSPSRIAMKFTVDKEGDFYIPLNPELVVPYFNTAYIYDNYKEQFKNQIAAALEQQLTKEQEHSKNLSAEMGKKNVGKKIAITFDDGPLDGRTNRVLDILKKYDVKATFYLVGGHVAGNEHLIKRQVAEGHELGNHTWSHPNLAECSEESVMREIQDTQNAVYQAAGVKPKTLRVPYGSYNARVAEVAQLPLVNWSVDSLDWKNRNVQKNIDIVLRNTEPGDIILMHDIHEESVQAVETIVSTLKSKGYEFVTVSELIGQEYLRPNMIYFSATDSRSTAE
- a CDS encoding IreB family regulatory phosphoprotein, which gives rise to MEFTDKTMLFNKHELKQLDLQATLLHVYDALKEKGYNPQNQIIGYLMSGDPAYIPRHKDARNAIRQFERDEIMEELLNAYLVQHRRN